A stretch of DNA from Anopheles nili chromosome 2, idAnoNiliSN_F5_01, whole genome shotgun sequence:
gtCCAATGTTAAATGTTCAAGTACATACACTTTACTTCATATTATTTTCCATGCTCCAGAAGGAATACTGTCTCTATCGAAATAACTGTGTATACCTGAATATGCACGGAACTGCTAATTGCATACAAATGCAAGTGTTTAAAAATGGCACATTAACGACCTTTTTTccaaacaaatttgaaaaacatGCCTATAAACTAGTTTCCCTTTGGATGATGAATTGTAACTGTTTGCTTACGTCACTGCAAGAGTTTATTGTAAAATATACACAAAACCGGTCGTATTAATTTAACCATtaacggattttttttacaataattCAAACTCGCTTGTGCATACTTATGAAAAAGTATAATACTACCCTGGCTTAGAAGCCTCTCTGCAAGCACTTGTTTTCTAGTTTTTGCTTGTCATGATTTAATGTGGACTTTATCCCCAACTTCCGTGTCAAGGGTTGCTTGGATTTCAGACATAACACTTAGTGGTTGCCCTGTTCTTCGATTTGCAATACGAAACTTACAAAGCACGCAGATCCGCACAGCCCTTTTCACGGCGATACGATAATACACAAGAAAAAATGCTACCCGTAAGCTTACCGTAACTTTTAACTACGAAggtacacgcacacgccaaGGGGTACTGTTTTGAAACGACTAGATATACGATGGTGCTCAGCACTTTATGCGATCGATATGCCACGATGAAAACCTGCTGCTGACTGGCTGATCGTTTTCCACTGTCCACTGTCGGCCATAGGGTGGTGTGCGTTCATCGCGATCGCAACGCACACACTACGCGTGCGATCGAGGTAACGAAAGAGAGATCGAAGAAAGTGCGATCGTAAACAGACGTACCAAGCGCGAACGAAGGTGCTGCTTGGTTCACTTCCGTAACTGCTGACTGCTCGCTTCGTTGGCTTCGATCCAGCTCTTCAACACGGCTGGTTGGGTTGGTCTGTCCCGGCACTCCGGGAACTGCTTGACATACTCGAGCAGATCGGTGCCGATAGCGCGTTGGCGCGTATACGCCACCGTGCGGACAAATCCGTCATGCAGCGTGATGAACTTATGCTCGAAAAAGATCGACTGTTGGTCCCACCAGACGAGCTGCGTTTCCACCTTGTACGGCTTGAAGATGGGCAACATGCGTCGGTAACGCACCATACACTCGCCCTGCAGCAAGTTCTTTGCATTTGTGAGCGGCCAGAAACGCGTCCGCCCGTACCAGTAGAATCGGCAAAAGTCCAGCTCACGCAGGTACCGCCCGTTGTTCATGTGATTCAGCAGGAAATCAACGTCCTGCGTCGTACAGAAACCTGCAGGAGTAAACAATCGCCCAACCGGACGGATTTGAATTAGGACCTTCAGCATCCAGCTTGAACCGCCTTCAACTCACCGTAGATCGTGTGTCCGTAACTTTGATTCTCCCCGGCACCAGCATCACGTGCAACAAGCTGCAGAACGTCCGGATGAAGTAATTCACATCGCACAAGGCGTAAAGTAGAGCCACGCATCCTACCAGCGACCACATGTTTATTCACCTGTGCCGTGCAAACGATACTAGAGAACCAGATAACTCTCGTTGCTTGCGTTAAACGATACGCGTGGTTCTCTTCGGATCGTTTCTGTCAATTTGACAGAATGCCCGCTAGAAGACCAGGTGCGATAGACTTCGCGCGCATGCGTTTGACCTGATGAACAGAGGCATCCTTGAAGAATGTTAAAAAGGGAATATATACTACTATCTCCCGCCTGTTACAATCCAAACTTACCATTCAGCTCGGTTTCGAAGTGCGAAAAGGCAGCTTATGGTGAAGTACATGCCTTTTTCTATGGATCAAAACCAAACTCACACGTAATTCCGTTTTCAGATTAGCGGCTCGCGATTAGATAACACGTGGTACGGGGAGGATATCGTAAAATCGACTACACGCAACTGCCGTTGGCTAACGCAATTGATCGTCAAAATGTCGGTTATATTGCACGCACTCTCGTGATACATTGAAGCGATCTAAGACGTATCTTTCTCAATTTATTCTAACGTTCgaaaatgctacattttttCATGTGTAGATCGATCGGCGAGCAGGTTTTCTCAGCTTGCCCGACCTTCTTTTTATTCACTCTTCTCGTTTATGATTGTGATCGGTTTGTAAAATTATACGAAAACTTACTAGTTACGCAATAAATTGTGATATAATTGTAATATTCCTATACCGAAGTTGAAGACGTTTCACGAAACTGTAtagttttgttcgttttttaaCCTTCTTGAGGAAATTTTCTCACATTACGTCCATTGCTACATCCATTGCCACTAACGATAATAATGCATATGAGTAGATTAGTGCTTCATTAATCTCCGCGTAAGTAGAACACATAGATGAGAGAGAACTACTTGCACTACGTATTTATTTGCATGCATTCCGGGAAGACGGATGAATTATTTTCAACCCCCTAGTTACTGCACGCTGCCGGTTtgcaatcgaaaaacaaaaaacaaaaaaaaaaatgaacaaacaaaacggccacgTTTTTCCGCGTACTGGCATGGATATTTAATATTTCCTCTAGTTGTTGTTCTGTAATTCTGCGGATTTTTACGTATTTCGAATCACATCGAAAATTCAGCTGCACTCGCTCTACTGTTTATCAtgttaaaacaaattataaaCGACTCTAATGTGGATACTAAAAACGTTCCTCATCTAAATTCTGCTAGCGCATTTGAAATATTCCGCCTTCTcaaactgttttttttgtacgtatCATTTTCATCTTGGTGgtgtgtcctgtttttttttctcgtttgatttgatttcacaAAATATTATTCTCTCGATCGGGATGTACCGATTATATTCTTGTTCTTTATATATGATTCCTTCTGTGGCTCTTCTATTATCCTTTTCATCTGTCTTTCTATTgatagcaataaaaaatactAATGAGTACAGAGAAACGACGAACCACCGTAAGCTACTACGGTATAGCTTTCTGCTTTTGATGTTGAATACCGTTCTAACGCGTGCAGTGCATtgagaaaacacaaattgaacaaacaaacaaaatataggTCCATATTTTGTTGACACTATTTTTCTACCTCCACTATCCTTACATTTGCACTTTTCCAAGAATTGATGGAAATATGCACGCACTACATCCCtattaaatgtaattttaaaaaaatctgatAAACAGCTCATATATGCAGGTTGTGGAAACCTTCCTGTTTTTGATAATGATAATATGTCATGGATGCCTAAAAAGGGCGATGGAAGGGCGTGGCATCCTCAACGAAGCTTGACCGACCGGCCGTGGGGGCTTGAAAAATGTGAGAGCGAGATTTCTTttaaaatgagaaagaaaaaaataaagtggaaaaaagaGAGGCTTTAACACACCGCAGCGAATCATGCTGGAGGTGGTTTGGGGACCCGGATTGTTGCGGTATGGTTTCAAATTTCCGCCTCGAGCCCTGTTGCTCTTTACATAATACTACACCACTGCTTCTGCTGTTTGTCTGTGACTATCTTCACCTCGACCTCATCATCGGCGGCGGTGCTGGAGGAAGATTGTTGCTGATCGGTGTCATCCTTCGGAGGCAGTTCCGTCTGGTCGATCTTTTCCTGCGGTTCTTTGTTGGCCACGTCAACGTCCATCGACGTCGCTCCAGAGGCCTCCTTTTCTTCCGGCTTATCCTTAGTGGCATCTGCTACCTCCAACGGAGTCGTCACGCTAGCGCTGGTAGTTGTGGTGGCTTCGGCAGTGAccaccttagaggcgttctcCTCCTCGACGGCCAGCGAACGGGCCACGCTTGGCGACTGCAGCTTGACACGCGATAGCCGGTTCTTCAGCATCGTCACAGGGCTGGCAACAAAACCAAGGAATCCACTGAAATCGAGCCGAGCCCGCTTGGGGCTGTCAACATGTGCCGGTCCGTCCGATGTCGATTCGGGAGTCATATCCTTTCTTTTGCGTGTAGCCGATCCCGGCGTACGGAACAACAGGCTGTTGTTACCGACGTCCGAACCGACCGTCACGTTCAGACTGGAGAACGAATCATCGTGAGCATCGGTCGACCGGCGCTGGAACGTAAGCTTAATGTCGCTTATCGGGCGCGTAGAACGACGACCGGAAATGGAGCGCAGTGGGCGACCGATCAGCGATTCACCCCCACCGCTTGTCGGTGTGCTGGGCGGATCGGCTTCCGGAACGCTAACCGGAGCCGCTTTCGGAGAGCGTGTCATCTcttcctgctgttgctgcttttccgTGTTGCCGGTCGTCTTCTTTCCCGTGGACTTTTGTTCCTCTGCTCCGGTAGTGGTAGTGGTCTTATTGTCCTGCTTGCCACTCGTCTTGGATGGGTTATCACCGACCTGTACCTGTGGGGTTGCCTTCGGAAGCTTGGATTTAGCTGGTGTGGTGCCGGAACGCACCGGCTGCAACGGAGAATCCTCATTCTCCCAATCCCACGTCGACATCATCAGCGACTCCATATCATCGTCTTCTATTCCAAAGCCCTTGAGTGGCTTTTCCGCTAACAGCAAATTATCGAACGGCTTtggtgtttgctgttgttcctGCTTTTTGGGCGAAGCTACCACTTCGTCCAacttttgttgctgctgctgctgggctcGTGTGCCCGACCGAGGGCTGTCCCGCAGCTTTGAGCCTTCAGCCGAAATGCCAGCAACGGCTGCAACGTTTGTGGTGGTAGTCTCCAGTTTTCCAACCGACACATCCACTGAACCAAGGACAGATCCTTTCTTCTGTGCCGACATGTTACCGGTATTCGTCTGCTGTGCACCACCACTTCCATTGGTTGCCTTCCGTCCGGAGCCTGCGGACGGTTGACCACCCGGTGCTAGCTGCATAGCGACATCCTTCGCAAGCATCGTCCCGTACTGGTGATCAAATTGGTACTGCTTCGGAGTGGGCAAACCCGACTGATTCAAGGAACCGTCTAGGGATGCTGGACCGCCTTGTTGTACCACGGCCATCGGTGGTACTGTCGTCTCGTTACTACCGGCGCCACTGATCGCTATCGGAATTTGCGATTGCTTGCCGGCTCCCTTTGGTGGACGGCCAACCGATCCACCGCCACCTCCTCCGAGTCCACTGCCAGCTGAGCTGCCGTTACTGGCCGTTGGTGTTGTTGCGGCACCACCAGCTCCGGCTACACCGCCGAATCCCTGGTACACCTGTGGTGTACGGCGTCCGGACGTTTGGTTCGACACTTGCAGCGACATCtacaagagaaaaagagaaacaaagagAAGAGTTAGTACATAAAGTCACTTCGGcgaaggatttatttttcgaaaACGACACAACTTCTATACTCCTACACGCGTGTATTTTAACGAAAACCCCTCCGGTGTTGTATAGCAAGATTGGATACGATCGCAGAATGATTGCGACGTGCCGTTCGTTAATCAGTGAGTGCTTCCCGTGAGCTCGAGTGCTCGcaacctttggtggtggtgtgtagATGGCGTATTCACTACAGCTAAAACTCGACCGGGTAGCTTCGGTCTCATCTTGGTTCGCGATGATCGCTCACATGTCGCGCGTGCTCTATATACAGCGAAGATCGGTATGCCGTACCAATACCATCAGATGACACTGATTGGTCATACACCCGCTCGACGACGACTACAGCAGGCAGTAATGCCGGTATATAATGCGAATATACGCGCGTATTCATGTAACATACGTCGCCTAGTATATTAGCGAAATCAACACGCTTCTCACTGCCTAACAATTAGTCAAAAAATGAGCCACACACGctaaataaatgtaaatacaGTAGTTTCCATGCTCCCTGCTGCTAATATACACTTAACAGGCAATTCAACAACATACAAAACGTTGTATAGGAGAATATTATGCTCGCAAATATTGTTATACCCACGGATGGTTCCTCTCCTTTGACACATAATAAATGTGCTACAGCTTTTCTTGCCTAACACACATAAGAATAGCTTCGCACCGTCAAAATCGCGCGCTCGTATGCTTGATTCAACAGCACACTAATGTATGTTGCTACTTCAGCGTCTGCTGCCCAGCCTCACTTTGTGTTGCCAATATGAAACACGTTCTTCCGGTTCGCGAATacaaacaaagcgaaaccgGCAACACGCCAATGCTTCTCCTAGCACACGCGGGTGTTGGTGTGGGGTCTTAGGAATAATTATCCCCAACGAATCCGTCGTTCCCCAGTCCCTCGCCAGTCCTCTGTTACACATCCACATTCCGTTGCATTGCGCTACAACATAGCAAACAGagtacaaaataaaacaactccCAAATGTCCACCCCTCACCTACATTGCGAAACGCATTCGAAGAATTGTATTCGAAATAAAGGCGACATAAAAACAACCACACCCGCTCATGGTGTGGGGGCTGGCCACCCACCCGTTTGTCTCGCCCAACCTTTATCAGGCCACCTACATTGGCCACTTTACTCCCGCTTCACCTCATGTCCCCCGGCTCGCAGGAAGATAGCACTTCGAGGGCAACTGAAGGGACGGAAGAAGATGCTTTTATATTGTCATTCACTAGTTTCGGGCACAGCTTCGATGACTGCGCCTGACAAGCGAAACGATTGATTGTAACGCCGAGGGAAAGAGAGATGCTTTGGGGATGTTCATCCACTTCAAGTCCGCCTCAAACACGACGCGATCGAGCGTTGCGTTTTAATCTTCCCTTGCGAGACGACGTTTAGAAATGCTGCACAAGGAAAATAAGGAATTGAATAGAAAGAGATCGAAGGGAAAACATTCCTAGACGCGGATGTGCGACGTAGCGAACGGGTGAGTGTCAGAGGAAATCAACCGAAGGATTTCCTCTCTGTCAGGTTCCTTTCGCTGGTTGCAGGTTAAA
This window harbors:
- the LOC128730710 gene encoding protein THEM6-like; this encodes MWSLVGCVALLYALCDVNYFIRTFCSLLHVMLVPGRIKVTDTRSTVSFCTTQDVDFLLNHMNNGRYLRELDFCRFYWYGRTRFWPLTNAKNLLQGECMVRYRRMLPIFKPYKVETQLVWWDQQSIFFEHKFITLHDGFVRTVAYTRQRAIGTDLLEYVKQFPECRDRPTQPAVLKSWIEANEASSQQLRK
- the LOC128723745 gene encoding uncharacterized protein LOC128723745 — translated: MSLQVSNQTSGRRTPQVYQGFGGVAGAGGAATTPTASNGSSAGSGLGGGGGGSVGRPPKGAGKQSQIPIAISGAGSNETTVPPMAVVQQGGPASLDGSLNQSGLPTPKQYQFDHQYGTMLAKDVAMQLAPGGQPSAGSGRKATNGSGGAQQTNTGNMSAQKKGSVLGSVDVSVGKLETTTTNVAAVAGISAEGSKLRDSPRSGTRAQQQQQQKLDEVVASPKKQEQQQTPKPFDNLLLAEKPLKGFGIEDDDMESLMMSTWDWENEDSPLQPVRSGTTPAKSKLPKATPQVQVGDNPSKTSGKQDNKTTTTTGAEEQKSTGKKTTGNTEKQQQQEEMTRSPKAAPVSVPEADPPSTPTSGGGESLIGRPLRSISGRRSTRPISDIKLTFQRRSTDAHDDSFSSLNVTVGSDVGNNSLLFRTPGSATRKRKDMTPESTSDGPAHVDSPKRARLDFSGFLGFVASPVTMLKNRLSRVKLQSPSVARSLAVEEENASKVVTAEATTTTSASVTTPLEVADATKDKPEEKEASGATSMDVDVANKEPQEKIDQTELPPKDDTDQQQSSSSTAADDEVEVKIVTDKQQKQWCSIM